Proteins encoded in a region of the Zunongwangia endophytica genome:
- a CDS encoding efflux RND transporter permease subunit — MFKRFIHRPVFAIVISIIIVFIGSLAIKKLPISQYPQIAPTTVNIFVAYPGASADVLVKSTLITLENSINGVQGMRYLATDATSAGEATLRVIFEPGTDPNDAVVKVKTRVDQVMPLLPELVQREGVTITPIQPSMLMYVNLYSKKESMDEKFLYNYANVKMIPEINRIKGIARSKILGSRKYAMRVWLNPDRMRAYDVSTDEVMEAMKEQSIVGRPGRLGRSSGIQAQSLEYVLTYKGRFNEPEEYENIIIRANSEGQSLRLKDVGKVEMGSEFFDIYSNLDGHPSAAIVLKQSYGSNASDVIEEVKGELEKMKEDFPPGMDYKLSYDVSQFLDASIDQVVDTLRDAFILVAIVVFIFLGDWRSTLIPILAVPVSLVGAFFVIQFFGISINLVTLFALVLAIGIVVDDAIVVVEAVHAKFDEHHDMSPYVAVKEVLGEIGGAIIAITAVMVSVFLPISFMSGPVGTFYRQFSITMASAIVISAIIALTLTPVLCAILLKNHHGEERKQNFLTKGLDKFNSGFDKLTGKYVSVLKRMVSRKWLTFAILIAFCAGIFLESQVLPSGFVPSEDQGTIYAIIQTPPGATLERTNEVSKKLQAICEEVDGIESVASLAGYEIMTEGRGSNAGTCLINLKEWSDRDHTVTEIMEELEEKSKDLGAVIEFFEPPAIPGFGSSGGFSMRLLDENTETDYQDFDKINQEFMENLRERPELKGLFTFFAANYPQYELEFNNELAMQKGVSIGDAMENLNILIGSTYEQGFIKYNRFFKVYVQSDPKFRRLPSDVLNMYVKNDHGEMVPYSAFMKLKKLQGPNEVTRFNMYNSAAIRGLPAEGYTTAEAIGAIKEVAKETLPKNYDIAWEGLSYDEARRGNESIYIFAIVLVFVYFVLSAQYESFIIPLSVILSLPVGVFGSFMLLKFMGLQNDIYAQIGLIMLVGLLGKNAVLIVEFAVMKHHEGLSILDAAIEGAKVRFRPILMTSFAFIAGLIPLILASGAGAIGNRTLGASALGGMLFGTLFGVLIVPGLYYIFGSLAEGKSLIKFEDENPLTEDFEYDE, encoded by the coding sequence ATGTTTAAACGCTTTATACATAGACCTGTTTTTGCTATTGTTATATCTATAATAATAGTCTTTATTGGGTCTTTAGCCATAAAAAAACTGCCAATATCGCAGTATCCCCAAATTGCCCCAACTACAGTAAATATTTTTGTGGCTTATCCTGGGGCAAGTGCTGATGTTTTGGTCAAATCAACATTAATTACATTAGAGAATTCTATTAACGGTGTACAAGGAATGCGCTATCTGGCAACAGATGCTACTAGTGCCGGTGAAGCAACCCTAAGGGTGATTTTTGAGCCGGGAACAGATCCTAACGATGCCGTGGTAAAAGTAAAAACCAGGGTCGACCAGGTAATGCCTTTACTACCAGAATTGGTACAGCGGGAAGGAGTTACGATTACGCCTATCCAGCCAAGTATGTTGATGTACGTTAACCTTTATTCGAAAAAGGAAAGTATGGATGAAAAATTTCTATACAACTATGCCAACGTAAAAATGATTCCTGAAATTAATAGGATTAAAGGAATCGCCAGATCTAAAATTTTAGGTAGCCGTAAATATGCTATGCGTGTTTGGTTGAATCCAGATAGAATGCGTGCTTATGATGTTTCCACAGATGAAGTAATGGAAGCCATGAAGGAGCAGAGTATTGTAGGAAGGCCAGGTCGTTTGGGCCGTAGCTCGGGAATACAGGCGCAATCTTTAGAATATGTGTTAACCTATAAAGGTCGATTTAACGAACCCGAAGAGTATGAGAATATAATTATAAGAGCTAATTCTGAAGGACAAAGTTTACGTCTTAAAGATGTAGGGAAAGTAGAAATGGGTAGTGAATTTTTCGATATCTATTCAAATCTGGATGGTCACCCTTCTGCAGCAATAGTTTTAAAACAAAGTTATGGTAGTAATGCCAGTGACGTTATAGAAGAAGTAAAAGGTGAATTAGAAAAAATGAAGGAGGATTTTCCTCCTGGAATGGATTACAAACTTAGTTACGATGTATCTCAGTTCTTAGATGCGTCGATAGATCAGGTAGTAGATACGCTTAGAGATGCGTTTATTTTGGTGGCCATTGTTGTATTTATTTTCTTAGGAGATTGGCGATCGACATTAATCCCAATTTTGGCTGTTCCGGTTTCTTTAGTAGGTGCATTTTTTGTTATTCAGTTTTTCGGAATTTCAATTAACCTGGTTACTTTATTTGCATTGGTGCTCGCCATTGGTATTGTGGTCGATGATGCCATTGTCGTCGTCGAGGCCGTGCATGCTAAGTTTGATGAGCATCACGACATGTCACCATACGTAGCTGTAAAAGAGGTTTTAGGTGAAATTGGTGGGGCGATTATCGCAATTACTGCCGTTATGGTTTCCGTATTTTTACCAATTTCATTTATGTCTGGGCCAGTAGGAACGTTCTATAGACAGTTCTCTATTACTATGGCAAGTGCAATTGTTATTTCAGCAATTATAGCCCTAACCTTAACTCCGGTTCTTTGTGCGATTCTGCTTAAAAACCATCATGGGGAAGAGCGTAAACAAAACTTCTTAACCAAAGGACTTGACAAATTCAACTCAGGATTTGATAAGCTTACCGGAAAATATGTAAGCGTTCTAAAACGAATGGTGAGCAGAAAATGGCTAACCTTCGCGATTCTAATTGCGTTTTGTGCCGGTATATTTTTAGAAAGTCAGGTGCTTCCTTCAGGTTTTGTACCTAGTGAAGATCAGGGAACGATCTATGCGATTATTCAAACTCCTCCGGGAGCAACATTAGAAAGAACGAACGAGGTTTCTAAGAAACTTCAGGCGATTTGTGAAGAAGTAGATGGTATCGAATCTGTAGCTTCTTTAGCTGGTTACGAGATCATGACAGAAGGTAGAGGATCCAATGCTGGTACCTGTTTAATTAACCTTAAAGAATGGTCTGATCGTGATCATACGGTAACTGAAATTATGGAAGAATTGGAAGAGAAATCCAAAGATCTAGGTGCAGTTATCGAATTCTTTGAGCCGCCAGCAATTCCTGGTTTTGGTTCTTCAGGAGGTTTTTCCATGCGTTTGTTAGATGAAAATACAGAGACCGATTATCAGGATTTCGATAAGATCAATCAGGAATTCATGGAGAATTTAAGAGAGCGTCCAGAGCTCAAAGGACTGTTTACATTCTTCGCTGCAAATTATCCTCAATACGAATTAGAGTTCAATAACGAGCTTGCGATGCAAAAAGGCGTTTCTATCGGCGATGCTATGGAAAACCTGAATATTCTAATTGGTAGTACATACGAGCAAGGATTTATTAAGTATAACAGATTCTTCAAAGTTTATGTACAATCAGATCCTAAATTTAGAAGGTTGCCTTCTGATGTTCTTAATATGTACGTGAAGAACGATCACGGAGAAATGGTGCCTTATTCGGCTTTTATGAAGCTGAAAAAGTTGCAAGGTCCTAACGAGGTTACCCGTTTCAATATGTATAATTCTGCTGCGATTCGTGGATTACCGGCTGAAGGTTATACCACTGCAGAAGCTATTGGAGCGATTAAAGAAGTGGCCAAAGAAACTCTTCCTAAAAACTACGATATCGCATGGGAAGGATTATCTTACGATGAGGCACGACGTGGTAACGAATCTATTTACATATTCGCTATCGTATTGGTATTCGTATACTTTGTACTATCAGCGCAATATGAAAGTTTTATCATACCATTATCTGTTATACTTTCTCTGCCCGTAGGTGTGTTTGGATCGTTTATGTTATTGAAGTTTATGGGACTTCAAAATGATATCTATGCACAAATTGGTTTGATTATGCTGGTTGGTCTGCTGGGTAAAAATGCCGTGTTAATTGTCGAATTTGCCGTAATGAAGCATCATGAAGGATTGTCGATTTTAGATGCTGCTATCGAAGGAGCCAAAGTACGATTTAGACCAATCTTAATGACGTCGTTTGCTTTTATCGCCGGGCTTATTCCTTTAATTCTAGCTAGTGGAGCAGGAGCGATAGGAAATAGAACACTGGGAGCATCAGCCTTGGGCGGTATGCTCTTCGGGACCTTATTCGGAGTGTTAATTGTTCCTGGCCTTTATTACATCTTTGGAAGTTTAGCCGAAGGAAAATCCCTAATTAAATTCGAAGATGAAAATCCATTAACTGAAGATTTTGAATATGATGAATAA
- a CDS encoding TolC family protein translates to MMNNINKYKRCSYLGAAAGIILTVSSCVPSLSEKAVSKEVPGDYHNSQDSLASKTFNETDTSSSALMDWKSFFNDPHLSALIDTALENNQELNITLQELQIAKSEVQARKGEYLPSIGLKAGAGIDKVGKYTREGAVEENLEIKEGRNFPDPLPEYTIGLNAQWEVDIWNKLHNAKKSAVMRYLSSIEGRNFMVTNLIAEIANSYYELLALDNQLQIVKNNIEIQERAYRIVKLQKQAARVTQLAVSKFNAEVLHTKSLQFDIQQRIVETENKLNFLVGRYPQPVQRNSEDFAAMIPKQIDAGLPSQLLQNRPDIRQAEYDMQASKLDIKVAKARFYPSLGISANVGYQAFNPDYLLNTPESLIYSVAGDLMAPLVNRNAIKAAYKTANAKQVQAAFDYEQTVLKAYIEVANQLSKIDNLKKSYDLRSSEVDALTESIKISNKLFKNARAEYMEVLMTQRDALESKFDLVETKMKQMNAVVNMYQALGGGWKN, encoded by the coding sequence ATGATGAATAATATAAATAAATATAAACGTTGCTCTTATCTGGGCGCAGCAGCAGGAATTATACTTACTGTTTCGTCGTGTGTACCTTCATTATCAGAGAAAGCAGTTAGTAAAGAGGTTCCCGGGGATTATCATAATTCCCAGGATTCTCTGGCTAGCAAAACCTTTAATGAAACAGATACTTCAAGTTCAGCTTTGATGGATTGGAAGTCTTTTTTTAACGATCCTCATCTGTCTGCATTAATCGATACGGCATTAGAAAATAATCAAGAACTTAATATTACGCTTCAGGAATTACAAATTGCAAAAAGCGAAGTTCAGGCTAGAAAAGGTGAATATTTACCTTCTATAGGACTAAAAGCTGGGGCAGGAATCGATAAAGTTGGAAAATATACCCGTGAAGGAGCGGTAGAAGAAAACCTAGAAATAAAAGAAGGGCGAAATTTTCCTGATCCATTACCCGAATATACTATTGGCTTGAATGCGCAATGGGAAGTAGATATCTGGAACAAGTTGCACAATGCCAAAAAGTCTGCCGTTATGCGATACTTATCGAGTATTGAAGGTAGAAACTTTATGGTAACCAATCTTATTGCTGAAATTGCTAATTCTTATTACGAATTATTGGCTTTAGATAATCAACTTCAGATTGTAAAGAATAATATCGAAATTCAGGAAAGAGCCTACAGAATTGTTAAGCTTCAAAAACAAGCCGCTCGAGTTACCCAACTTGCGGTAAGTAAATTTAATGCTGAAGTTTTGCATACTAAAAGTTTACAATTCGACATTCAGCAGCGAATAGTGGAAACAGAAAATAAACTGAACTTTTTAGTGGGACGCTATCCACAACCAGTTCAGCGTAATTCAGAGGATTTTGCAGCGATGATTCCTAAACAAATAGACGCAGGATTACCTTCGCAATTATTACAAAATCGTCCTGATATTCGACAGGCAGAATACGATATGCAAGCTTCTAAACTGGATATTAAAGTAGCAAAAGCACGTTTTTATCCATCTTTGGGAATCTCTGCTAATGTAGGATACCAAGCATTTAATCCAGATTATCTGTTAAATACGCCAGAATCTTTAATTTACTCGGTTGCGGGTGATTTGATGGCACCTTTGGTAAATCGAAACGCGATTAAAGCAGCTTATAAAACAGCGAATGCGAAACAAGTGCAAGCCGCTTTTGATTATGAGCAAACGGTTTTAAAGGCATATATAGAAGTTGCCAATCAATTATCCAAAATCGATAATCTGAAGAAAAGTTATGATCTAAGATCTTCTGAAGTTGATGCGCTAACCGAATCAATTAAAATTTCGAATAAGTTATTCAAAAATGCTCGAGCAGAGTATATGGAAGTTTTAATGACGCAGCGTGATGCTCTAGAATCTAAATTTGATCTTGTAGAGACCAAGATGAAGCAAATGAATGCGGTAGTAAATATGTACCAGGCGCTAGGGGGCGGCTGGAAAAATTAG
- a CDS encoding efflux RND transporter periplasmic adaptor subunit, producing the protein MSRSLMIISLCAMFLSIGCESHKEKKEEKSKFLVTSPIRKDTLIVNQYVAQIQSIRNIEMRAQERGYLEKIYVDEGQLVKKGQLMFKIMPKLYNAELQKAKAEAHFAQIEYQNTKQLADSNVVAPNELAMAKAKYEKAQAEQSLAQVHLDFTEIRAPFDGIVDRLHLKLGSLVDEGELLTSLSDNSDMWVYYNVPEAEYLDYKQAIHEDDSVNVELLMANNQIYNHDGFVETIEGEFNNETGNIAFRANFPNPEGLLRHGETGSVLTKVPFKNSLLIPQKATFEVLSKHYVYVVNEDHKIEPREISLAGELPHIYAVNNGVTVDDKILLEGLRKVRDGDEIEYDFEDPQEVIDHLQLYAE; encoded by the coding sequence ATGAGTAGAAGTCTCATGATTATTAGCCTGTGCGCCATGTTTTTAAGCATAGGTTGTGAATCGCACAAAGAAAAGAAAGAAGAAAAATCAAAGTTTCTTGTTACCAGCCCCATTCGTAAAGATACCTTGATTGTAAATCAGTACGTGGCGCAAATTCAATCTATTCGAAATATCGAAATGCGTGCCCAGGAAAGAGGTTATCTGGAGAAAATTTATGTAGATGAAGGTCAGCTTGTAAAAAAAGGGCAATTAATGTTTAAAATTATGCCTAAACTTTACAATGCTGAATTGCAGAAAGCTAAAGCTGAAGCACATTTTGCGCAAATAGAATACCAAAATACGAAGCAATTAGCCGATAGTAATGTCGTTGCTCCTAACGAGTTAGCAATGGCAAAAGCGAAGTATGAAAAAGCCCAGGCAGAACAATCCTTAGCTCAGGTTCATCTCGACTTTACAGAAATTAGAGCTCCTTTTGATGGAATCGTAGATCGACTTCATTTAAAATTAGGAAGTTTGGTGGACGAAGGCGAACTACTTACCAGTTTATCTGATAATAGCGACATGTGGGTATATTACAATGTTCCTGAAGCTGAATATTTAGATTATAAACAAGCCATACACGAAGATGATAGTGTGAATGTTGAGCTGTTAATGGCAAACAACCAGATTTATAATCACGATGGTTTTGTAGAAACTATAGAAGGTGAATTTAATAACGAAACTGGTAATATTGCCTTTAGAGCAAACTTCCCAAACCCTGAAGGACTGCTAAGACATGGGGAAACGGGTAGTGTACTTACTAAAGTACCTTTTAAAAATTCCTTACTTATTCCTCAAAAAGCAACTTTCGAAGTACTTAGTAAACATTATGTATACGTAGTTAACGAAGATCATAAAATCGAACCTCGAGAAATTTCTCTAGCAGGTGAGCTTCCTCATATTTATGCGGTTAATAATGGTGTGACTGTAGATGATAAAATTCTTTTGGAAGGTCTTCGAAAAGTAAGAGATGGAGACGAAATCGAATATGATTTTGAAGATCCTCAAGAAGTTATCGATCATTTACAATTGTATGCCGAGTAA
- a CDS encoding phosphatidylinositol-specific phospholipase C1-like protein → MINKLSITLFSLISIYFFSACSDNTKAKQKINEVQVIGSHNSYKKAIEDSLYTYLESQDTTGGLKGLQYEHIPMLEQLSMGLRNLEIDVYIDIDGGKFSNPKGLSLAEDQSEYDPENKLAQPGFKMIHIPDIDFRTQYYLFENCLKDLKCWSEENPDHTPIFITLEPKDGEENNFGTSPEPFTAEAYQELDDVILKFLGKEHLISPDDVRADFKTLNEAIIAGNWPTIDKAKGKFMFILDTKDEKKELYIENHPSLKNRIIFTNSNENSPEAAAMIINDPNDSRISDLVKKGYIIRTRADANTTEARNNDYSRFETAKKSGAQIITTDYYMPSTFFESDYHIDFGKDNFSRKNPINNKS, encoded by the coding sequence ATGATCAATAAGCTATCTATCACCCTATTCTCATTAATTAGTATCTACTTTTTTTCTGCATGTTCAGATAACACCAAAGCCAAACAAAAAATAAATGAAGTTCAGGTTATTGGATCTCATAATAGTTATAAGAAAGCTATTGAAGACTCTTTATATACCTATTTAGAAAGTCAGGATACCACCGGAGGATTAAAAGGTTTACAATACGAGCATATCCCAATGTTGGAACAATTAAGCATGGGACTTAGAAATTTAGAGATTGATGTTTATATTGATATAGACGGTGGTAAATTCTCGAATCCCAAAGGTTTATCTTTAGCTGAAGACCAATCGGAATATGATCCTGAAAACAAATTAGCGCAACCAGGGTTTAAAATGATCCATATACCAGATATCGATTTTAGAACTCAATATTACCTTTTTGAAAATTGTTTGAAAGATTTAAAATGTTGGTCTGAAGAAAATCCAGATCACACACCAATATTTATTACGCTAGAGCCAAAAGATGGTGAAGAGAATAATTTTGGTACCTCACCAGAACCATTTACTGCGGAAGCTTACCAAGAATTAGATGATGTTATTCTGAAATTCTTAGGTAAAGAACATTTAATTTCACCAGATGATGTTCGAGCTGATTTTAAAACCTTAAATGAAGCTATAATCGCTGGAAATTGGCCAACTATCGATAAGGCTAAAGGCAAATTCATGTTCATTTTAGATACGAAAGATGAAAAAAAGGAATTATATATCGAAAATCATCCTTCTTTAAAAAACAGAATAATTTTCACCAATTCTAATGAGAATTCTCCGGAAGCAGCAGCTATGATCATTAATGATCCTAATGATTCACGAATATCAGATTTAGTAAAAAAAGGCTATATTATTAGGACAAGAGCCGATGCAAATACTACTGAAGCCAGAAATAATGATTATTCTCGCTTTGAAACGGCTAAAAAATCGGGTGCACAAATTATCACCACAGATTACTATATGCCTAGTACGTTCTTTGAATCTGACTATCACATTGACTTCGGTAAAGATAATTTTTCTAGAAAAAACCCTATAAATAACAAATCTTAA
- a CDS encoding SusC/RagA family TonB-linked outer membrane protein, whose protein sequence is MSVLLASQMTTAANSGIYYENAKTKISSSRFQQTITGTVVDDKGMPLPGATIRESGTDNGVVTNFDGQFTIEVSDNATLEVSYLGFKSIQVEAKDGITVTLAADAANLDEIVLVGYGKKTKKDLTGAVSQLSSEDFKKGVNVSPDNLIQGKVAGVRVVQSSGEPGAGVDVSIRGIGSIRSGSTPLFVVDGIPLSNENVSAGGPDFGLGNTAAKNPLNFLNTSDIASITVLKDASAAAIYGARGSNGVVIITTKQGEKGDATITVDSYLNVSNVIDKVDVLSASEYRNAIDDPSYDHGGSTDWQDELFRTAITQNHNFSFSKRTKSGNYYASLSHMDQEGIVETSDFKRTTARINAEESFFDNKRLKVKMNLTASQIDENGIPNGADAGSDGQVIMHALMANPTRSVFDADGDYTNFNMNAHYNPMYLLNIYEDKTETLRVLGNIEATFRIVEGLEYKFNLGIDRSTSERNSTIYPNVTDRTPLGAYVQNNLDSQSSLVEHYLTYNFDIDRSNFEVLGGFSYQKFNFSGTSFSTTNISPMDEGVAPEYNPGYSGEQSGVSGYAQENELQSYFGRVNYTFDDRYLVTASLRADGSTRFGENSKYGYFPSFALGWNIDRELFLGDFNEIDQLKLRASWGETGNQEVQNKITQASYSQSAAGGYYLYSDYNLMNGVVVNRTANPDLKWEVVTQFNAGVDFSLWNNKLYGSLDYYNKTTTDAILNIPSEPLSPTTSVWKNIEGEIVNKGFEFTLGSKIVSTEDFDWSVDVNGATLNNEIKNLPVSELYSGSVAGPGLTGVAANIYKSGYEAGSFFMLKHLGFDESGNDIFEDINNDGVINSDDRQIFEGAIPNFTFGLNTSLSYKRWDLSMAFIGQTGGYLVNNTNLALNINNLASDRNVLSEFYEAGADPQNTPQLSTLYMEKSDFLRLNNARVGYTFSTADLNWLKGLNLYLSAQNVFTITNYSGFDPLVNSPRSTGGNQSIGIDYTTYPSSRSYMIGATLKL, encoded by the coding sequence ATGTCGGTTTTACTAGCTTCTCAAATGACTACTGCAGCAAACAGCGGTATTTATTATGAGAATGCCAAAACTAAAATTAGTTCTAGCAGATTTCAACAAACTATTACCGGTACGGTAGTAGACGACAAAGGAATGCCTTTACCGGGTGCAACTATTAGAGAATCTGGCACCGATAATGGCGTTGTGACCAATTTTGATGGTCAATTTACAATAGAGGTTTCTGATAATGCAACTTTAGAAGTTTCTTATTTAGGTTTTAAAAGTATTCAGGTTGAAGCTAAAGACGGAATCACTGTAACCTTAGCTGCCGATGCCGCCAATCTCGATGAGATTGTGTTGGTTGGTTATGGTAAAAAAACAAAGAAGGATTTAACGGGAGCTGTAAGCCAACTTTCTTCAGAAGATTTTAAAAAGGGAGTTAATGTTTCTCCAGATAATTTAATCCAGGGAAAAGTTGCTGGTGTACGTGTTGTACAATCTAGCGGAGAACCAGGAGCCGGGGTAGATGTTTCGATTCGTGGTATTGGATCTATTCGTAGTGGAAGCACACCGTTATTCGTAGTAGATGGGATTCCTTTAAGTAATGAGAATGTAAGCGCTGGTGGTCCAGATTTTGGATTAGGAAATACTGCTGCTAAAAACCCGCTTAACTTTTTAAACACGAGCGATATTGCATCGATTACTGTTCTTAAAGATGCATCTGCTGCGGCGATCTATGGGGCTAGAGGCTCTAATGGTGTTGTGATTATAACTACAAAACAAGGAGAAAAAGGAGACGCTACAATAACGGTAGATTCTTATTTAAATGTTTCGAATGTAATAGATAAGGTAGATGTACTTTCCGCTTCTGAATATAGAAATGCTATCGACGATCCATCATACGATCATGGTGGTAGTACAGATTGGCAAGACGAATTGTTTAGAACAGCAATTACCCAAAATCACAATTTCTCATTTTCCAAAAGAACAAAGAGTGGTAACTATTATGCATCTCTTTCTCATATGGATCAGGAAGGGATTGTAGAGACTAGCGACTTTAAAAGAACTACGGCTAGGATTAATGCGGAAGAATCTTTCTTCGATAATAAAAGGTTGAAGGTGAAAATGAATCTTACTGCCAGCCAAATTGATGAAAACGGAATTCCAAACGGAGCAGATGCAGGATCAGACGGGCAGGTAATAATGCATGCTTTAATGGCAAATCCTACACGTTCGGTTTTTGATGCAGACGGCGATTATACCAACTTCAATATGAATGCGCATTACAACCCTATGTATTTGCTAAATATCTATGAAGATAAAACCGAAACATTAAGAGTTTTAGGGAATATTGAAGCTACTTTCCGTATTGTTGAAGGATTAGAATATAAATTCAATTTAGGTATTGATCGCTCTACTTCAGAGAGAAATTCAACTATATATCCTAACGTGACCGATAGAACACCTCTCGGTGCTTATGTTCAAAATAATCTTGATTCACAAAGCTCTTTAGTAGAACATTACTTAACCTACAATTTCGATATTGATAGAAGTAATTTTGAAGTTTTGGGAGGGTTCTCTTATCAAAAATTCAATTTTTCAGGAACTTCTTTTTCTACAACCAACATCAGTCCTATGGACGAAGGTGTAGCGCCAGAATATAATCCCGGTTATTCCGGAGAACAGTCTGGTGTAAGTGGTTACGCTCAGGAAAATGAGCTTCAATCTTACTTTGGTAGAGTTAATTATACTTTTGATGATCGCTATTTGGTGACTGCTTCTTTAAGAGCAGATGGTTCAACTCGTTTTGGAGAAAATAGTAAATACGGTTATTTCCCATCTTTCGCTTTGGGGTGGAATATAGATAGAGAATTATTCCTTGGTGATTTTAATGAAATAGATCAATTAAAATTAAGAGCTAGCTGGGGAGAAACTGGTAACCAGGAAGTTCAAAATAAGATCACGCAGGCAAGTTATTCACAGTCGGCAGCAGGTGGTTACTATCTTTATAGCGACTATAACTTAATGAATGGTGTTGTTGTAAATCGTACAGCGAATCCCGATTTAAAATGGGAAGTAGTTACACAGTTTAATGCCGGTGTAGATTTCAGTTTATGGAATAATAAGTTATACGGTTCATTAGATTATTACAATAAAACAACTACCGATGCGATTTTAAATATCCCTTCTGAACCTTTAAGCCCAACAACTTCAGTTTGGAAAAATATCGAAGGAGAAATTGTAAACAAAGGTTTTGAATTTACTTTAGGATCTAAAATTGTAAGCACAGAAGATTTTGACTGGTCTGTTGATGTTAATGGTGCTACACTAAATAACGAAATCAAAAATTTACCAGTTTCTGAATTATACTCTGGTAGTGTTGCCGGCCCTGGTTTAACGGGAGTAGCAGCAAATATCTACAAGAGCGGTTACGAGGCAGGTTCTTTCTTTATGCTAAAGCATCTTGGTTTTGACGAAAGCGGAAATGATATTTTTGAAGATATCAATAATGACGGAGTAATTAATAGTGACGACCGCCAGATTTTTGAAGGCGCTATACCAAACTTTACTTTCGGTTTAAATACAAGTTTAAGCTACAAAAGATGGGATTTAAGTATGGCATTTATTGGCCAAACAGGTGGTTATTTAGTGAATAATACCAATTTGGCTTTAAATATTAATAACCTCGCTTCAGATAGAAATGTACTTTCTGAATTTTACGAAGCAGGTGCAGATCCTCAAAATACACCACAGCTTTCTACTTTATATATGGAGAAATCTGATTTCTTAAGATTAAATAATGCAAGAGTAGGCTATACTTTTAGCACAGCAGATCTTAATTGGTTAAAAGGTCTTAATCTTTACTTAAGCGCTCAAAATGTATTCACTATAACCAATTATTCAGGATTCGATCCTTTAGTAAATAGTCCAAGATCAACAGGAGGTAATCAATCTATTGGGATCGATTATACAACTTACCCATCTTCAAGATCTTATATGATTGGTGCAACTTTAAAATTATAA